One genomic segment of Candidatus Margulisiibacteriota bacterium includes these proteins:
- a CDS encoding ORF6N domain-containing protein, with protein sequence MTKLLSISEIQGKIIELKGQKVIIDSDLAVLYQVSTKRLMEQVKRNRQRFPADFMIQLTQAEWKGWKSQIATSGRFSAQKKKAPFVFTRNGANMVSAVLRSTVAIDRSIQIMRAFSAMEELMAKKWEVERSSFDVMRKLSTHSRAIMHFFQIGKGNAKEIGNVKRIIREMINLLQQIVLRA encoded by the coding sequence ATGACAAAATTACTAAGCATTTCTGAAATCCAAGGGAAAATCATTGAATTAAAAGGGCAAAAAGTTATTATAGATAGTGATTTGGCGGTGTTATATCAAGTATCAACAAAAAGATTAATGGAACAAGTTAAAAGAAACAGACAGCGGTTTCCTGCGGACTTTATGATTCAATTAACCCAGGCGGAATGGAAGGGTTGGAAGTCGCAAATTGCGACTTCCGGAAGATTTTCCGCGCAAAAAAAGAAGGCGCCTTTTGTTTTTACGCGCAATGGAGCGAATATGGTATCGGCAGTCCTAAGATCAACAGTCGCAATTGATCGTTCGATCCAAATAATGAGAGCTTTTTCCGCCATGGAAGAATTGATGGCAAAAAAATGGGAAGTAGAGAGGAGTTCGTTTGATGTTATGCGAAAATTATCCACTCATTCGCGCGCTATCATGCATTTTTTTCAAATAGGGAAGGGGAACGCAAAAGAGATTGGCAATGTCAAACGTATCATAAGAGAAATGATCAATCTGCTTCAACAGATCGTTTTGCGAGCGTAA